A window of Symphalangus syndactylus isolate Jambi chromosome 24, NHGRI_mSymSyn1-v2.1_pri, whole genome shotgun sequence contains these coding sequences:
- the RTEL1 gene encoding regulator of telomere elongation helicase 1 isoform X21, protein MRALEGPGLSLLCLMSVLPVLLLVPAVHGVAEAPTYPWRDAETGEWLVCAQCPPGTFVQRPCRRDSPTTCGPCPPRHYTQFWNYLERCRYCNVLCGEREEEARACHATHNRACRCRAGFFAHAGFCLEHASCPPGAGVIAPGTPSQNTQCQPCPPGTFSASSSSSEQCQPHRNCTALGLALNVPGSSSHDTLCTSCTGFPLSTRVPGAEECKRAVIDFVAFQDISIKRLQRLLQALEAPEGWGPTPRAGRAALRLKLRRRLTELLEARDGAPLAQLLQALRVARMPGLERSVRERFLPVH, encoded by the exons ATGAGGGCGCTGGAGGGGCCAGGCCTGTCGCTGCTGTGCCTGATGTCAGTGCTGCCTGTCCTGCTGCTGGTGCCAGCTGTACACGGAGTGGCAGAAGCACCCACCTACCCCTGGCGGGACGCAGAGACAGGGGAGTGGCTGGTGTGCGCCCAGTGCCCCCCAGGCACCTTTGTGCAGCGGCCGTGCCGCCGAGACAGCCCCACGACGTGTGGCCCGTGTCCGCCGCGCCACTACACGCAGTTCTGGAACTACCTGGAGCGCTGCCGCTACTGCAACGTCCTCTGCGGGGAGCGTGAGGAGGAGGCACGGGCTTGCCACGCCACCCACAACCGCGCCTGCCGCTGCCGCGCCGGCTTCTTCGCGCACGCTGGTTTCTGCTTGGAGCACGCATCGTGTCCACCTGGCGCCGGCGTGATTGCCCCGG GCACCCCCAGCCAGAACACGCAGTGCCAGCCGTGCCCCCCAGGTACCTTCTCAGCCAGCAGCTCCAGCTCAGAACAGTGCCAGCCCCACCGCAACTGCacggccctgggcctggccctcaATGTGCCAGGCTCTTCCTCCCATGACACCCTGTGCACCAGCTGCACTGGCTTCCCCCTCAGCACCAGGGTACCAG GAGCTGAGGAGTGCAAGCGTGCTGTCATCGACTTCGTGGCTTTCCAGGACATCTCCATCAAGAGGCTGCAGCGGCTGCTGCAGGCCCTCGAGGCCCCGGAGGGCTGGGGTCCGACACCAAGGGCGGGCCGTGCAGCCTTGCGGCTGAAGCTGCGTCGGCGGCTCACGGAGCTCCTGGAGGCGCGGGACGGGGCGCCGCTGGCACAGCTGCTGCAGGCGCTGCGCGTGGCCAGGATGCCTGGGCTGGAGCGGAGCGTCCGTGAGCGCTTCCTCCCTGTGCACTGA
- the RTEL1 gene encoding regulator of telomere elongation helicase 1 isoform X20, giving the protein MVPARTMRALEGPGLSLLCLMSVLPVLLLVPAVHGVAEAPTYPWRDAETGEWLVCAQCPPGTFVQRPCRRDSPTTCGPCPPRHYTQFWNYLERCRYCNVLCGEREEEARACHATHNRACRCRAGFFAHAGFCLEHASCPPGAGVIAPGTPSQNTQCQPCPPGTFSASSSSSEQCQPHRNCTALGLALNVPGSSSHDTLCTSCTGFPLSTRVPGAEECKRAVIDFVAFQDISIKRLQRLLQALEAPEGWGPTPRAGRAALRLKLRRRLTELLEARDGAPLAQLLQALRVARMPGLERSVRERFLPVH; this is encoded by the exons ATGGTACCAG CAAGGACCATGAGGGCGCTGGAGGGGCCAGGCCTGTCGCTGCTGTGCCTGATGTCAGTGCTGCCTGTCCTGCTGCTGGTGCCAGCTGTACACGGAGTGGCAGAAGCACCCACCTACCCCTGGCGGGACGCAGAGACAGGGGAGTGGCTGGTGTGCGCCCAGTGCCCCCCAGGCACCTTTGTGCAGCGGCCGTGCCGCCGAGACAGCCCCACGACGTGTGGCCCGTGTCCGCCGCGCCACTACACGCAGTTCTGGAACTACCTGGAGCGCTGCCGCTACTGCAACGTCCTCTGCGGGGAGCGTGAGGAGGAGGCACGGGCTTGCCACGCCACCCACAACCGCGCCTGCCGCTGCCGCGCCGGCTTCTTCGCGCACGCTGGTTTCTGCTTGGAGCACGCATCGTGTCCACCTGGCGCCGGCGTGATTGCCCCGG GCACCCCCAGCCAGAACACGCAGTGCCAGCCGTGCCCCCCAGGTACCTTCTCAGCCAGCAGCTCCAGCTCAGAACAGTGCCAGCCCCACCGCAACTGCacggccctgggcctggccctcaATGTGCCAGGCTCTTCCTCCCATGACACCCTGTGCACCAGCTGCACTGGCTTCCCCCTCAGCACCAGGGTACCAG GAGCTGAGGAGTGCAAGCGTGCTGTCATCGACTTCGTGGCTTTCCAGGACATCTCCATCAAGAGGCTGCAGCGGCTGCTGCAGGCCCTCGAGGCCCCGGAGGGCTGGGGTCCGACACCAAGGGCGGGCCGTGCAGCCTTGCGGCTGAAGCTGCGTCGGCGGCTCACGGAGCTCCTGGAGGCGCGGGACGGGGCGCCGCTGGCACAGCTGCTGCAGGCGCTGCGCGTGGCCAGGATGCCTGGGCTGGAGCGGAGCGTCCGTGAGCGCTTCCTCCCTGTGCACTGA